The Populus trichocarpa isolate Nisqually-1 chromosome 11, P.trichocarpa_v4.1, whole genome shotgun sequence genome has a segment encoding these proteins:
- the LOC18103562 gene encoding KH domain-containing protein At5g56140: MTTTGGGVGVGASRFMAYSPSPSAPHSPHISGLRSSAASSALVVEQEKYLSELLAERHKIIPFMPVLPNIYRLLNQEILRVTTLLGNASVLGQSGLEHASPLSSGGIFSNGAADANGWASRFQSEMSGMLQPSSAQNWLSSQGSSSGLIAKRTIRVDIPVDKYPNYNFVGRLLGPRGNSLKRVEASTECRVLIRGRGSIKDPAKEEMMRGKPGYEHLNEPLHILVEGELPVEIVDARLMQASEILEDLLKPVDESQDYYKKQQLRELAMLNGTLREEGSPMSGSVSPFNNSLGMKRAKTRG, translated from the exons GTCGCTTTATGGCTTACTCTCCGTCTCCATCAGCTCCTCACTCCCCTCATATCTCTGGTCTTCGTTCATCGGCAGCTTCCTCTGCTCTCGTAGTCGAGCaagaaaa GTATTTGTCGGAGTTGTTGGCAGAGCGTCACAAGATTATTCCATTTATGCCTGTGCTTCCTAATATCTATCGGCTGTTGAACCAAG AAATATTGCGTGTAACTACACTGTTGGGGAATGCATCAGTTTTAGGTCAAAGTGGGCTTGAACATGCTAGTCCTCTGTCTTCTGGAGGAATATTTTCAAATGGAGCAGCTGATGCAAATGGATGGGCATCACGGTTTCAATCAGAA ATGTCAGGTATGTTGCAGCCCTCATCAGCACAAAACTGGCTGAGCTCTCAAGGTAGCTCATCCGGTCTTATTGCTAAGAGAACTATTAGAGTGGATATTCCTGTCGACAAATATCCTAAT TATAACTTTGTTGGGCGCCTTCTTGGTCCTAGGGGGAACTCCCTTAAGCGAGTGGAAGCTAGCACAGAGTGCCGTGTCCTGATCAGAGGCCGTGGAAGCATTAAGGATCCAGCCAAG GAAGAAATGATGAGAGGGAAACCGGGGTATGAGCATCTCAATGAACCTCTCCACATCTTAGTTGAGGGTGAATTGCCAGTTGAGATTGTTGATGCTCGGCTAATGCAGGCAAGTGAGATACTCGAAGACTTGTTGAAGCCTGTG GATGAATCACAGGATTACTACAAGAAGCAGCAACTGAGAGAGCTAGCAATGCTGAATGGTACACTTCGTGAGGAAGGTTCTCCTATGTCAGGTTCTGTCTCCCCCTTCAACAACAGCCTTGGTATGAAGAGGGCTAAGACCAGGGGGTAA
- the LOC18103563 gene encoding ubiquitin-conjugating enzyme E2-17 kDa, translating to MASKRINKELKDLQKDPPASCSAGPVADDMFHWQATIMGPADSPFTGGVFLVSIHFPPDYPFKPPKVSFRTKVFHPNINSNGSICLDILKEQWSPALTISKVLLSICSLLTDPNPDDPLVPEIAHMYKTDRAKYETTARSWTQKYAMG from the exons ATGGCTTCCAAGAGGATTAACAAGGAGTTGAAAGACCTGCAGAAGGACCCTCCTGCTTCATGCAGTGCTG GTCCTGTTGCTGATGATATGTTCCACTGGCAAGCAACAATTATGGGCCCAGCTGACAGCCCATTTACTGGTGGTGTATTCCTTGTGTCCATTCACTTTCCTCCAGATTACCCATTCAAGCCACCCAAG GTCTCCTTCCGTACAAAGGTTTTCCACCCTAACATCAACAGCAATGGAAGCATTTGTCTTGACATTCTCAAAGAGCAGTGGAGCCCTGCCCTTACAATATCCAAG GTTCTTCTGTCTATCTGCTCACTGCTGACTGATCCAAACCCGGATGATCCCCTGGTGCCTGAAATTGCTCACATGTACAAGACAGACAGAGCCAAGTATGAAACTACTGCACGGTCCTGGACCCAGAAATATGCCATGGGCTAG